In Phragmites australis chromosome 17, lpPhrAust1.1, whole genome shotgun sequence, the following are encoded in one genomic region:
- the LOC133897888 gene encoding plant cysteine oxidase 5-like has protein sequence MPSTTMAAIQKLYEVCKVSLSEKGPRSSEAVDNVRAVLDMITPSDVGLEHEAQAVRIWSRPRALNRKTVFHSSPAIRYRHIYECKSFSIGIFCIPASSIIPLHNHPGMTVLSKLLYGTVHVKSYDWIDTTEPLNFSKVRPAKVVRDGEMSAPCGAMVLYPTEGGNIHAFKAITPCAILDILTPPYSSEDGRHCSYFRRCSKSDPSGVLLNRTKGSGFVWLEEHQPPDSFVIRRDLYKGPALKL, from the exons ATGCCTTCCACTACTATGGCTGCAATCCAGAAGCTTTATGAAGTCtgcaaagtatcattatctgaAAAAGGGCCACGATCATCTGAAGCTGTCGATAACGTCCGTGCTGTATTAG ACATGATCACGCCTTCGGATGTTGGACTTGAGCATGAAGCTCAAGCTGTACGTATTTGGAGTCGTCCACGAGCCTTGAATAGGAAAACCGTTTTTCATTCAAGCCCAGCGATCCGATATCGTCATATATATGAGTGCAAAAGCTTCTCA ATTGGAATATTTTGCATTCCAGCATCATCCATCATTCCACTCCACAACCATCCCGGCATGACGGTACTAAGTAAACTTTTATATGGCACAGTGCATGTCAAATCATATGACTGGATTGATACAACTGAACCTCTTAACTTTTCAAAAG TGAGACCTGCCAAGGTTGTAAGAGACGGTGAGATGTCGGCTCCTTGTGGTGCGATGGTACTTTATCCTACAGAAGGCGGGAACATACACGCTTTCAAAGCCATCACTCCCTGCGCTATCCTGGACATCTTAACACCTCCTTACTCTTCAGAAGATGGGAGGCACTGCTCCTACTTCCGAAGATGCTCAAAATCAGACCCATCGG GCGTTTTATTGAACCGAACAAAGGGATCTGGATTCGTTTGGCTGGAAGAACACCAGCCCCCTGACAGCTTTGTTATTAGAAGGGACCTGTACAAAGGACCTGCTTTAAAGTTATGA